From Cyanobacteria bacterium GSL.Bin1:
GCGGTGTAATTGTAATTTCCTTTGCGGCTGCGATTGGAATAAAATCTTGAATCAGTTTTTCTAAAAATGGGATTAAAGCAGTATCTGTTGGATCTAAGAACAAGCGCCCTGTTTCTAGCTTCGCTAAGGTCAGTAAAGTTTGGATTTGTTCTTCGAGCCGTTTCCCAGCAACACTTATTTGATCAACTTTGGCTCTTTGCTTCGGATCTAAATCGGTAAACTTGAGGATCTCGCAGGATAAAACAATACTGGTCACCGGATTTTGTAAATCATGAACGACAATCTCTGCCATTTCTTCCCGGCGTTGCAACAATAGTTGTAAATTATCGTACTGTTGCTTGATTCGTAACATGGAATGTAAGCGCGATCGCAGCTCAATCCAGTTTAAAGGCTTACTAATAAAATCGTCAGCACCGGCCTCTAAACATCGTGCTAAATCTTCTTTTCCGGTCAAAGCCGTAACCATGATGATTGGAATATATTGATAATCCGAATTATTTTTAAGATAAGAACAAAATGTAATCCCATCAATTTCTGGCATCATCACATCGAGTAAAATAACATCGACCGGATTTTTCTCTAACCACCGCAGGGCACGGGAAGCACTGGCGGCATAATAAAGTTTGTAATCTTCACCTTCTAATAAGGCTTCAATGACATCAAAATTATTGGGCTCATCATCAACAATGAGCACAGAACCACCATTATTCATCATTTTAATTTCGCATCAGTAATTGAACTTAATCGTTTCATCGCGCTAATGTTTCATTAGTGCCTGATTCGCTTTAATCGATTTCATGAAATCAACAATCGGCCGAGGATAATCGACGCCTAAAATAATGTTGTACTCCTTTTGTTGGTCTGATGAAAGTTTCCAGGGTTCATGAATGAGATCACCAGGAATTGTTCCTAACTCAGGCAGCCAATGGCGTAAATAATCTCCTTTGGGATCATAATTTTTTGACTGCTTCGGAATATTGAAATAGCGGAACTCTCTCGCATCGTTACCAACGCCTGCCGTATAGTTCCAGTTTCCCCAATTACTGCAAACATCATAATCAATTAATAATGATTCAAACCATTCCGCACCCAGGCGCCAGTCAATTCCTAAATTTTTAGTTAAAAAACTCGCCACATTCTGACGACCCCGATTCGACATAAATCCTGTACTGGCAATCTCCCGCATATTGGCATCCACAAGCGGGTATCCGGTTTTGCCCTCTTGCCAAAGTTGGAATCGTTGCCAATCTTCTTGCCAGGGAATTTTGACATCTTGCAAACCCGTTTGCTGAAAAACGGCATTGCCATATTTGAGACAAACAAAACGGAAGTAGTCTCGCCACATTAACTCAAAAATTAACCAGTAAGTTGAATCATTTTTGACTCTTGACGCTTCATAGGCTTGTACTTCCTCATAAACATAACGAGGCGATAAACATCCCCGCGCTAACCAAGGAGAA
This genomic window contains:
- a CDS encoding response regulator is translated as MNNGGSVLIVDDEPNNFDVIEALLEGEDYKLYYAASASRALRWLEKNPVDVILLDVMMPEIDGITFCSYLKNNSDYQYIPIIMVTALTGKEDLARCLEAGADDFISKPLNWIELRSRLHSMLRIKQQYDNLQLLLQRREEMAEIVVHDLQNPVTSIVLSCEILKFTDLDPKQRAKVDQISVAGKRLEEQIQTLLTLAKLETGRLFLDPTDTALIPFLEKLIQDFIPIAAAKEITITPQFEVENDVAAIDDHLFSRIINNLLSNALKYSPRGKEIKVKLQDTSDKIILKVIDQGKGINSTFKEKIFKKFETGRKYSNVNQTGLGLAFCQMAILAHGGQIDVEDNEPQGAIFTVEIPRSVNSESD